The proteins below come from a single Chryseobacterium nepalense genomic window:
- a CDS encoding Bax inhibitor-1/YccA family protein, translating to MMTDVLVAHSSDIEKADFYKKTYLHVAFAILAFIGVETILLQVVPDQLIFAMFAQRYIWLLIIGVFWIASVLATKWSLSLSKSTQYFGLGFYILLEAVIFLPLIKIATLYTGPQVIFQAAMLTIAMFSGISFVAFTSKRDFSFLRNIIVIGGFISLGLIVGGMLFGFNLGLWFSVGMVILASATILYQTSKLKDSYSTNQYVGASLQLFASIMLLFWYILSILMSRRS from the coding sequence ATGATGACAGACGTTTTGGTTGCGCATTCTTCAGATATTGAAAAAGCCGACTTTTACAAAAAAACGTATTTACACGTTGCATTTGCAATTCTTGCGTTTATCGGTGTGGAAACTATTTTACTGCAGGTTGTGCCGGATCAGTTAATCTTTGCCATGTTTGCCCAGCGCTACATCTGGCTTTTAATTATCGGAGTATTCTGGATTGCTTCTGTTTTGGCTACAAAATGGTCGCTTTCACTGAGCAAATCGACACAATATTTCGGGTTAGGATTTTATATTTTGCTGGAAGCAGTTATTTTTCTTCCACTGATTAAAATTGCAACGCTTTATACCGGGCCGCAGGTGATTTTCCAGGCAGCAATGCTTACGATTGCCATGTTTTCAGGGATTTCATTCGTCGCATTTACTTCAAAAAGGGACTTTTCTTTCCTTAGAAACATCATTGTGATTGGAGGATTTATATCTCTTGGCTTGATTGTTGGGGGAATGTTATTCGGATTTAATCTTGGACTTTGGTTCTCGGTAGGAATGGTAATTCTGGCTTCTGCAACCATTCTTTATCAGACAAGTAAATTAAAGGATTCTTACAGCACGAACCAATATGTAGGAGCTTCTTTACAGCTTTTTGCTTCAATCATGCTTTTATTCTGGTATATCTTAAGTATTCTGATGAGCAGAAGAAGTTAA
- a CDS encoding DUF6952 family protein, whose amino-acid sequence MKLPIIRQFYQNQTPENLEKTLEVLESFCEFRGTSEEDLNVAGELITNICGALEVHANVQTGMSEKDALNSFAQKVLGSIDK is encoded by the coding sequence ATGAAGTTACCCATCATAAGACAGTTTTATCAGAATCAGACGCCTGAAAACCTTGAAAAAACACTGGAAGTACTGGAAAGTTTCTGTGAATTCAGAGGAACAAGCGAGGAAGACCTTAATGTTGCCGGAGAATTGATTACCAATATCTGCGGAGCTCTGGAAGTTCATGCCAACGTACAAACAGGAATGAGTGAAAAAGATGCTTTAAACTCTTTTGCTCAGAAGGTTTTAGGATCAATTGATAAATAA
- a CDS encoding thioredoxin family protein: MYTELTEDTLQNIVSENEKVVVQYGATWCGNCRIMKPKFKKLASENDSIPFLYVDAEKLPESRKLAKVDNLPTFAIFRNGELVNQVQTNKAESLTELFNEL; encoded by the coding sequence ATGTATACAGAATTAACAGAAGATACGCTGCAGAATATTGTAAGCGAAAATGAAAAAGTAGTGGTGCAGTACGGTGCAACATGGTGTGGAAACTGCAGAATAATGAAGCCGAAATTCAAAAAATTAGCTTCTGAAAATGACAGTATTCCTTTCTTATATGTAGATGCCGAAAAATTGCCGGAAAGCAGAAAATTGGCTAAAGTAGACAATTTACCAACGTTTGCCATCTTCAGAAATGGTGAGCTGGTAAATCAGGTTCAGACCAATAAAGCAGAGAGTTTAACCGAATTATTTAACGAATTATAA
- a CDS encoding peroxiredoxin gives MSLVGKKFPNVTIDAMSEMGDDLRINVFEEATANQQKVLLFWYPKDFTFVCPTELHAFQEALGEFEKRNTKVIGASCDTNEVHFAWLNVSKDNGGIEGVTYPILADTHRQLANLLGIVDQDFEYNDEGEEVFTGSNVTYRATYLIDETGKIFHESVNDMPLGRNVKEYLRLIDAYTHVQKHGEVCPANWEEGKDAMKADRTSTAEYLAKN, from the coding sequence ATGTCTTTAGTAGGAAAAAAATTCCCGAATGTAACCATTGACGCAATGTCTGAAATGGGTGATGATCTTAGAATCAATGTTTTTGAAGAAGCAACTGCAAATCAGCAAAAAGTTCTTTTGTTTTGGTACCCGAAAGATTTTACTTTTGTATGCCCTACCGAACTTCACGCTTTCCAGGAAGCTTTAGGAGAATTTGAAAAAAGAAACACTAAAGTAATCGGTGCTTCTTGCGATACAAACGAAGTGCATTTTGCATGGCTGAATGTTTCAAAAGACAACGGAGGTATTGAAGGAGTTACTTATCCAATTCTTGCCGATACGCACAGACAACTGGCAAACCTTTTAGGAATTGTTGATCAGGATTTTGAATACAATGATGAAGGTGAAGAAGTTTTCACAGGTTCAAACGTTACATACAGAGCAACTTATCTTATCGACGAAACAGGAAAAATTTTCCATGAGTCTGTAAATGATATGCCTTTGGGAAGAAATGTAAAAGAATATTTAAGATTAATTGACGCTTATACTCACGTTCAGAAGCATGGTGAAGTTTGCCCTGCCAACTGGGAAGAAGGAAAAGATGCAATGAAAGCTGACAGAACTTCTACTGCTGAATATTTAGCTAAAAATTAA
- a CDS encoding M16 family metallopeptidase: MNFFKRITIATSIAAASYCGYAYGQDFQWKEAKSNGYTYKYVTNDPTAARYYTLKNGLTVILSPTKKDPRIQTFIATKAGSKTDPADHTGLAHYLEHMLFKGTDQFGSKDWAKEKPLLDQIDALYEKYNSTKDEAKRKEIYKEIDKVSGEAAKYAIANEYDKMMSGMGADGTNAFTSYEQTVYTEDIPANVTDKFLAVQAERFRQPILRLFHTELEAVYEEKNRGLDNDGRKVYEAMFAAIFPNNNYGKQTTIGTIEHLKNPSLKAIREYYNNYYVPNNMGIIMSGDFNPDEMIAKIDKAFSYMKPKTIPDYKVGQESPITAPITREVYGPNPENIMIGFRFPGATTKDARMLNFIGSMLTNGQAGLIDLDLVKKQKLLSAYAFPYVLKDYSVLLLQGNPTEGQSLDEVKSLLIQEIDKLRKGEFSDDLMQSIVNNEKKNIIQKYEKYNSRAESLMDEFTSEVDHRTQLEYIEEISKITKKDIMDFASKYLKDNNYVAVYKRKGEDKNILKVDKPAITAVSVNREDQSPFLKKVDEMPESPIAPMWLDFNKDIDKGKLKSVDVLSVKNTDNQLFRLYYYFDSGRWNNKMLPFAAEYLQYLGTKNKSSEQISKEFYKLASSFNVIAGNEETYVSLEGLNENFEKTAALFEDLIKNCQPDQKALDSYKARVKKSRANAKQNKGAIMSGLRSYAQYGAQNPFNNVLTDAELDALKAEDLVNMLHDLFNYKHKILHYGPKSANEVSSSLASIHNVPASLKDMPKSKTFTQVSTDKNQVLFAHYDMVQAEIFWVRNSDPYNVSITPTVSLFNNYFGGGMGSVVFQTIRESKALAYSTYSYFSLPGKKEDKDMIMAYVGTQADKFNESTTAMNELLTTLPKSDQLFETAKSGLKKSIAAERITQDGIIFNYLRAQKLGNNSDVRKIVYEQAPKLTFADINTFHNKEMKGKNYTYCVVASQDKIQEADMQKLGEVKKLNLTEIFGY, from the coding sequence ATGAATTTTTTTAAAAGAATTACCATCGCTACAAGCATTGCCGCGGCCAGCTACTGCGGATATGCTTATGGACAGGATTTCCAGTGGAAAGAAGCAAAATCAAACGGTTACACTTATAAATATGTAACCAATGATCCTACTGCTGCAAGATATTACACCCTGAAAAACGGGCTTACCGTGATTTTAAGTCCGACCAAAAAAGACCCTAGGATACAGACTTTTATTGCTACCAAAGCCGGAAGCAAAACCGATCCGGCAGATCATACGGGTCTTGCTCATTATCTTGAGCATATGCTATTCAAAGGAACAGATCAGTTCGGCTCCAAGGACTGGGCAAAAGAAAAACCTCTTTTAGATCAGATTGACGCTCTTTATGAAAAGTATAACTCTACGAAAGACGAAGCCAAAAGAAAAGAAATCTATAAAGAGATTGATAAAGTTTCCGGGGAAGCTGCAAAATATGCCATCGCCAATGAATATGACAAAATGATGTCGGGAATGGGTGCCGACGGAACCAATGCCTTTACGTCTTATGAACAGACGGTGTATACGGAAGATATTCCTGCCAACGTAACGGATAAATTTCTTGCTGTACAGGCAGAACGTTTCAGACAACCGATTTTAAGACTTTTCCACACCGAGCTGGAAGCCGTTTATGAAGAAAAAAACAGAGGTCTGGATAACGACGGAAGAAAAGTGTACGAAGCGATGTTTGCGGCGATTTTCCCTAACAACAATTACGGAAAACAAACCACAATAGGAACCATTGAACACCTTAAAAATCCTTCATTAAAAGCGATCAGGGAATATTACAATAATTATTACGTGCCGAATAATATGGGAATTATCATGTCCGGAGATTTTAATCCTGATGAAATGATTGCCAAAATCGATAAAGCATTCTCTTATATGAAGCCTAAAACGATTCCTGATTATAAAGTTGGCCAGGAAAGTCCGATTACGGCACCTATTACAAGAGAAGTCTACGGCCCGAATCCTGAAAATATTATGATCGGGTTCCGTTTTCCTGGAGCAACAACGAAAGACGCAAGAATGCTGAATTTCATCGGAAGTATGCTTACCAACGGACAGGCCGGATTAATCGACCTTGATCTTGTTAAAAAACAAAAACTGCTCAGCGCTTATGCTTTCCCATATGTTCTGAAAGATTATTCCGTCCTTTTATTGCAGGGTAATCCTACGGAAGGACAATCTCTGGACGAGGTGAAAAGCCTTCTGATTCAGGAAATTGATAAGCTGAGAAAGGGTGAATTTTCAGATGATCTCATGCAGTCCATTGTTAACAATGAGAAGAAGAATATTATTCAGAAGTACGAAAAATATAATTCAAGAGCAGAGTCTCTCATGGATGAATTTACCTCTGAAGTAGATCATAGAACGCAATTAGAATATATTGAAGAAATCTCCAAGATAACGAAAAAAGATATTATGGATTTTGCTTCAAAATATCTTAAAGATAACAATTACGTAGCAGTTTACAAAAGAAAAGGAGAAGATAAAAATATTCTGAAGGTAGACAAACCTGCTATCACTGCAGTTTCCGTAAACAGAGAAGATCAGTCGCCGTTCCTGAAAAAAGTTGATGAAATGCCGGAATCGCCGATCGCTCCAATGTGGCTTGATTTTAATAAAGATATTGATAAAGGCAAGCTGAAATCAGTTGATGTTCTTTCGGTAAAGAATACGGACAATCAGCTTTTCAGACTATATTATTATTTTGATTCCGGAAGATGGAATAACAAAATGCTTCCTTTTGCTGCAGAGTATCTGCAATATTTAGGAACAAAAAACAAATCTTCGGAACAGATCAGCAAGGAGTTTTACAAACTGGCTTCAAGCTTTAATGTAATTGCAGGAAATGAAGAAACCTACGTTTCGCTGGAAGGTTTAAATGAAAACTTCGAAAAAACGGCTGCGCTATTCGAAGATCTTATTAAAAACTGCCAACCGGATCAGAAAGCCCTGGATTCCTATAAAGCAAGAGTAAAAAAGTCCAGAGCAAACGCAAAACAAAATAAAGGTGCAATCATGAGCGGACTAAGAAGTTATGCTCAATACGGTGCACAGAATCCATTCAATAATGTTTTAACGGATGCTGAGCTTGATGCATTAAAAGCAGAAGATCTGGTGAATATGCTTCATGATTTATTTAATTATAAACATAAAATCCTTCACTACGGACCAAAATCTGCGAATGAAGTATCATCTTCTTTAGCATCCATTCATAATGTTCCGGCCTCGCTTAAAGACATGCCGAAATCTAAAACGTTCACACAGGTTTCAACAGATAAAAATCAGGTTCTATTTGCTCATTATGACATGGTTCAGGCAGAAATCTTCTGGGTACGAAACAGCGATCCTTATAATGTAAGCATTACGCCAACGGTAAGTTTATTCAACAACTATTTCGGTGGCGGAATGGGATCAGTAGTGTTCCAGACGATCAGGGAGTCTAAAGCTTTAGCGTATTCTACATATTCTTATTTTTCTCTTCCGGGAAAAAAAGAGGATAAAGATATGATTATGGCCTACGTAGGAACTCAGGCTGATAAATTCAATGAATCTACAACAGCCATGAATGAACTGCTTACTACCCTTCCGAAATCTGATCAGCTATTCGAAACAGCAAAAAGCGGATTGAAAAAATCTATTGCTGCAGAAAGGATCACTCAGGACGGTATTATCTTTAATTATCTGAGAGCACAGAAACTCGGGAACAATTCAGACGTGAGAAAGATCGTTTACGAACAGGCTCCTAAACTTACTTTTGCAGACATCAATACTTTCCACAACAAAGAAATGAAAGGCAAAAACTATACGTACTGTGTTGTAGCTTCTCAGGATAAAATACAAGAGGCTGACATGCAAAAACTCGGTGAAGTAAAAAAATTAAATCTTACGGAAATATTTGGTTATTAA
- a CDS encoding pyridoxal phosphate-dependent aminotransferase — MEKLSDRVKRLGYSQTFVMSNKAREMKADGIDVISLTLGEPDFDVPDNIKQAAFDAINQNYSHYSPVPGFLELREAIVHKLKRDNELEYKPSQICVSNGAKQSILNVLAALLNDGDEVILPNPYWVSYDEMVKMMGGTSVMLPTSYVTDFKITAEQLEEAITEKTKAVLFSSPCNPSGGYYTYDELKSIARVIAKYPHVTVISDEIYEYINYETKTTSIAQFPEVYEQTAVINGMSKAFAMTGWRIGYSACPEWLAKACEKIQGQMTSGANTVAQRASITALKTDPSEYQYMIDAFRKRRDLVYDLIKQIPGFKVVLPKAAFYFFPDISFYIGKTLNGTEIKDSDDFAMFLLENAHVGCVGGVSFGSPECIRFSYAASEEDLIEAMKRIKNTLEQFS; from the coding sequence ATGGAGAAACTTTCAGACAGAGTAAAACGACTTGGTTACTCACAGACTTTTGTTATGTCCAATAAGGCACGGGAAATGAAGGCCGACGGAATAGACGTTATCAGCCTTACTTTAGGTGAACCGGATTTTGATGTTCCGGATAATATCAAACAGGCAGCTTTCGATGCCATTAACCAGAATTACAGTCACTACTCTCCTGTTCCCGGATTTTTGGAACTTCGGGAAGCAATTGTCCACAAACTGAAAAGAGACAATGAATTAGAATACAAACCGTCACAAATTTGTGTGTCAAACGGTGCAAAACAGTCTATTTTAAATGTTTTGGCCGCTTTGCTGAATGACGGTGACGAAGTGATCCTTCCGAACCCTTACTGGGTAAGCTATGACGAAATGGTAAAAATGATGGGCGGAACTTCAGTGATGCTTCCCACTTCCTATGTAACGGATTTTAAGATTACAGCCGAACAGCTGGAAGAAGCCATTACTGAGAAAACCAAGGCGGTGCTTTTCAGTTCACCATGTAATCCGTCGGGTGGATATTATACCTATGATGAGTTGAAATCCATAGCGAGAGTTATCGCAAAATATCCTCATGTCACAGTAATCTCGGATGAGATCTACGAATATATCAATTACGAAACGAAAACCACTTCCATTGCTCAGTTTCCTGAAGTATATGAGCAGACAGCCGTTATCAACGGAATGTCAAAAGCTTTCGCAATGACAGGGTGGCGGATCGGGTATTCCGCATGTCCGGAATGGCTGGCAAAAGCCTGTGAAAAAATTCAGGGACAGATGACGAGCGGAGCCAACACCGTAGCACAGCGAGCTTCCATTACCGCATTAAAAACAGATCCTTCGGAATATCAGTATATGATTGACGCTTTCAGAAAAAGAAGAGATCTTGTGTATGATTTAATTAAACAAATTCCCGGATTCAAAGTGGTACTTCCAAAAGCTGCTTTTTATTTCTTTCCGGACATCTCATTTTATATAGGAAAAACATTAAACGGAACAGAAATTAAAGACTCTGACGATTTTGCCATGTTCCTTCTCGAAAACGCCCATGTCGGTTGTGTAGGCGGAGTGTCATTCGGGAGCCCGGAATGCATCAGATTCTCTTATGCAGCTTCTGAGGAAGACCTCATTGAAGCAATGAAGAGAATCAAGAATACATTAGAACAATTCAGTTAA
- a CDS encoding GLPGLI family protein: MYKLLFLLIVSFVSAQQYRFTYSYQMKPDAGKKDSVITDYMNLDTDGMKSYFYNAAKYERDSSYAVTRNFGDLLQAKSYDQNLSYIVEKDYTKKEINFYDQFKTVHLVIQENDVPKWKIEKEFMKINGISCQKATARYKGRVWEAWFSKEYPINDGPYKFSGLPGIVVSIKDSENDHVFNLIQIKKINKIFSLLPKSVKKMTFTEYKKIMRGYIFNSEDIENMSVNKQEGRVDLKLKDGYIARIGTDEMKKMKKMDEEMTKRLRRTNNNIERE, encoded by the coding sequence ATGTATAAATTACTCTTTCTGCTCATTGTTTCTTTTGTTTCGGCTCAGCAGTACCGTTTTACGTATTCTTACCAGATGAAACCTGATGCAGGTAAAAAAGATTCTGTGATTACCGATTATATGAATCTTGATACAGATGGCATGAAATCTTATTTTTATAATGCCGCCAAGTACGAAAGAGATTCTTCCTACGCTGTTACAAGAAATTTCGGTGATTTACTTCAGGCAAAATCTTATGATCAGAATTTAAGCTATATTGTAGAAAAGGATTATACAAAAAAGGAGATAAATTTTTATGATCAATTTAAAACCGTACATCTTGTAATTCAGGAAAACGATGTTCCGAAATGGAAGATCGAAAAGGAATTTATGAAGATAAATGGTATCAGCTGCCAGAAAGCCACCGCGCGTTATAAAGGAAGAGTCTGGGAAGCATGGTTCAGTAAAGAGTATCCCATCAACGATGGTCCGTATAAATTTTCAGGCCTTCCCGGAATTGTTGTCAGCATTAAAGATTCTGAAAACGATCACGTTTTCAATTTAATTCAGATTAAGAAGATTAACAAAATTTTTTCACTGCTTCCAAAATCTGTAAAAAAGATGACCTTTACGGAATATAAAAAAATAATGCGTGGTTATATTTTTAATAGTGAAGATATTGAAAATATGAGTGTTAATAAGCAGGAAGGCAGGGTTGATCTTAAGCTTAAAGACGGATATATTGCAAGGATCGGAACGGATGAAATGAAGAAAATGAAGAAGATGGATGAAGAAATGACAAAAAGGTTAAGAAGAACCAATAATAATATTGAAAGAGAATAA
- the rsmG gene encoding 16S rRNA (guanine(527)-N(7))-methyltransferase RsmG, which produces MSTTLLLKYFPDLTEKQIEQFGKLEDLYHEWNEKINVISRKDMESLYEKHILHSLGIAKVMEFAPGTRVLDIGTGGGFPGIPLAILFPETEFTLIDSIGKKITVVQAVAEGVGLQNVNAVHGRAEKLKEKFHFVVSRAVTQMPEFLKWLKGKFEKEQFNPKHNGILYLKGGDLAEELAGIKCEIFNLKNYFDEEFFDTKRVVYVSKGNFNS; this is translated from the coding sequence ATGTCTACAACGTTACTACTAAAATACTTTCCGGATCTTACAGAAAAACAGATTGAACAGTTCGGTAAACTGGAAGATCTTTATCATGAATGGAACGAAAAAATTAATGTAATTTCCAGGAAAGATATGGAATCACTCTATGAGAAGCACATTTTGCATTCTCTGGGGATTGCCAAAGTAATGGAGTTTGCTCCCGGAACCAGGGTTTTGGACATCGGAACAGGCGGCGGTTTCCCCGGAATTCCACTGGCGATTTTGTTTCCGGAAACAGAATTTACTTTAATTGATTCTATCGGAAAGAAAATAACTGTTGTACAAGCAGTTGCGGAAGGTGTAGGACTGCAGAATGTGAATGCCGTTCACGGAAGGGCAGAAAAGCTGAAGGAGAAATTTCATTTTGTGGTAAGCCGTGCGGTAACCCAGATGCCGGAATTTCTGAAATGGCTGAAAGGCAAATTTGAAAAAGAACAATTTAATCCCAAGCATAACGGAATTTTATATTTAAAAGGTGGAGATCTTGCGGAAGAGCTCGCCGGAATCAAATGTGAAATTTTCAATCTTAAAAACTATTTTGATGAAGAATTTTTTGATACGAAAAGAGTGGTTTACGTGTCAAAAGGCAATTTTAATTCTTAA
- a CDS encoding DUF922 domain-containing protein — translation MKWIFLACFLFANVVFGQKIYWSENVKLDWSNFKSKINNQRGTNVVAYTNCGWIYSYVKSSNPKAPIKIEINTVFNEDKSWKDVKRINDYVLLHEQKHFDVAEVYARKLRKEVAENIKTSSDFDRHFKTIYNRILKEYQDFQRQYDSETKNGILEDKQSEYNRIIAEGLENYKSYKSS, via the coding sequence ATGAAATGGATTTTTTTAGCCTGTTTTCTTTTCGCTAATGTCGTATTCGGACAGAAAATATATTGGAGCGAAAATGTAAAGTTAGACTGGAGTAACTTTAAAAGTAAAATAAACAACCAGAGAGGAACCAATGTAGTCGCCTATACCAATTGTGGCTGGATTTATTCCTATGTAAAATCATCAAATCCGAAAGCACCGATTAAAATAGAAATCAATACGGTTTTTAACGAAGATAAATCATGGAAAGATGTTAAAAGGATTAACGATTATGTGCTTCTTCATGAACAAAAACATTTTGATGTAGCCGAAGTATACGCACGTAAACTTCGCAAAGAAGTAGCAGAAAATATAAAAACATCCTCGGATTTCGACAGGCATTTTAAAACAATTTATAACAGAATTCTCAAGGAATATCAGGATTTCCAGCGACAATACGACAGTGAAACAAAAAACGGAATTCTTGAAGACAAACAATCGGAATATAATCGTATTATTGCTGAAGGATTAGAAAATTACAAAAGCTATAAATCGTCTTGA